In Brettanomyces bruxellensis chromosome 7, complete sequence, the sequence AATCAGATGTAAACTCAACTTGTAATTACTCAATTAATTCTCAATTCTATCTCAACTGCTTATGCTATCTCAACTACTTAATGCTCTCTCAAAATATCCTTTAACTCTCTAAATTAATCCTTCGCTAACCCGATTCGCAAATCTCACTTTTATAAGTTTCAGCTCGAATCTGCTTTTAAATACCGTGGCGTATCACATTAAAACTTTTTCTATCTCTGCTTCTCTTTATCTGCATATGCACACAGTAGGCTGcgaaacaaacaaaaaaaattggttacttttttcatttttttttttcggctTTCACTTTCGATTGTTCTTTCCAAAGGGTCTTGTGACCGCTTTTGGAGGAGCTAGACTTTTTGCTATTTGCTTGTTTACTTTTCAGgatcttttctttctctttttcagGCACttctcacttttttttatgctgTTGCCTATTGCCGCTTTCCCCGATCCAAGTGTGTTCAGTCACcgaaaaagcatatatatttgcgaaaaacatcaaaaactaattcaaaatcaaaatcaaactCAGCCTATATCATTCTTCTTCGAAAATTGAACAGCTCACGAGAGCTAAGAGAAAATTCATTCATCCCATCTTAACTTTGGTCCCCCCCTTTCAAAAACCAGCCCGGTCGAAACGCTCGAACTTTTTCGCTCCAAACATTTATGTCTCATTTTATGCATTCCATGAAAAACTTGCGTGCCCGAATTCCCAATTTTGTTGGAGCGTAGAGGTTGCGCATTatggtgtacggatgttCTTCATATATGGTGTAttacatccgtacacccACGTGCTCCTTTCCTCCCTTCGCCGATGTTTCCTCTTTCGATACCGATCGCTATCTATCCGTGCTTTCTTCATCGAGCATTTTTCATCGGCAAACCTTTGCCGACATTTGCCTTATCTACCCACCTGTCATGTCTGTAGATCAAGCATAGATTGGCCAGTTATTTTGGCGGTATTTGTGATCTGAAATCTGCTGAGTATAAAAGAGACCCGAAATATAATTGTAAATGGCTAAAAATGTAGTTTTTCGACTGCACTTCAGCTTTAAGTGGTATCAATCTCCAACGAAATTCCACTATGCTTTCACTAATAAGATCATCGTCCAGAGTCACACTCCTTCGGTCAATTCGGTCTTTTTCTACCTCCTGCTTTAGGCTATCAGGTGAGGCGGTGAAAAGGAAGCCGGCCCAAAACCCGGTTTTCAGCAAAAGTCTAAAATCCAATCCTCACCAACTGGTGGAAACAATTCATAAAACTGCAGAGATGTTTGGTGCTGCGCACAGGTGGGGACCAAAGCCTGAGGATACTGGTGTCACAAGATTGGCCTTGTCCGATTTTGATAAAGGTGTGAAAGAGTGGTTTATCAAAGAAGTGAAATCTTTGGGTTGCACTGTCAAGATCGATGAAGTTGGAAATATCTTTGCTACCTATCCTGGTAAAAATAACAGTGCACCAGCAACAGGAATCGGTTCTCATCTCGATACTCAACCAACTGGTGGCAGATATGATGGAATCTTTGGTGTTCTTTCCGGGTTGCAAGTCTTGCGAACTATGAAACAAAACAACTACGTTCCAAACTATCCGATCACcttggtggattggtgcAATGAGGAAGGTGCAAGGTTCCCGATGTCTATCATGGCCTCGTCTGTCTGGGCTGGTATCAACACCAAAGAGGAAGTTTACGCCTTGAAAGATGTGTTTGATGATAAAACTACCGTTCTTGATGAGTTGAAGCGGATCGGTTTCCAGGGTCCAGAGCGTTGCAGTCACGATTCGAATCCTCTAAAGTGCCATTTTGAAATGCACATTGAGCAGGGACCTGTTCTCGAGAACACGAACAAGAAGATCGGTGTTCTAATCGGTGCCCAGGCCTACAGATGGCTATATGTGACCATGAAAGGTATGGCCCAGCATACTGGTAGTACTCCAATGGAGTACAGAAGAGATGCCTTGTTTGCTACTTCTAAGGTGATGGTGGGAATCAACAGCATTGCCCGGAAATATGGTGGAGTGGCATCTGTTGGAAAGATGAGCGAGACTCCAAACGTTGTCAATGTCATTCCTGGTACAGTCAAGTTTGTCATCGACATCAGAAATCACACGGATGAGGGTCTTGAGAAGATGTATAAGGAGATTATGCAGTTGATCGAAAACTCGGTGAAGAATGAAGAGGGTAACGGTGTTTCAGTTGAGGCAACAGTCGAGAATCCATTCCCTATTCCGGCAACATACTTCAATAAAGACTTAATCAGCATCATTGAAAGCTCTGCTGATGATATTGTCGGTCCTCAGTATGTGCACAAGATGATGAGTGGTGCTGGCCATGATTCATGTGCTACGAACACTGTTATTCCAACTGCAATGATATTTGTTCCATCCAAGGATGGTGTTTCTCACAATCCTCGGGAATACACATCCCCAGAGGAGCTTGAGGCTGGTTTCCAGGTTCTTTTAGAGACTGTGCTTAGATATGACCAGGTTAGGGGTGATTAGATGCCTTTTTATATGCCTTTTTATTGTAATGAAAGATTTGTctgttttatttgattcTGTAAATAAGTGCAATACTCTGTATCAAGCATTATGTTTTGGTCATATATCAGTCCAGGCATCATATTTTAATCATATTTTAATCATACTTTAGTCAGTATTTAATatcaatattcttttttaaatattgtTCAGTATTAGCATATTTACTGACCTATTCCGGCACATATATTACACACAATTTAATAAAAGCACTATACAAAGAGTTAGCTCACTATAAAGTCTTCTCGTGGATCAGTTTCCTTTGGCTCAAGATCTCCACGTCTATGAGCAAAGAATTCACCAAACTCTTCAACATTCTGCCACTCCTCAAGCCACTTCTTCTCCAATATCTTGCCCGGTATCCCCTTAGAAGGCCATATCAAGTTGATCACGACCAAAGTCAAGGCGGCTGGAATATATCCAGTAAAGAAGGAGAGCTCATAAACACGAGTTGCACCAATTGGAACAGTATGAGTCTTGGTAGCACCAACAAAACCCACAATATTAGGTAGGATACCGCATATATAAGCAGTAAAGGCTCTAAGATTTATGCCATGCCAGTAGTAATATGCACTAGAGTTGTCGGCAATGTATAGATCCCGCAATTTGAGGAAACCCTTTTTGAGAATGTAGTAATCACAGAACACGACACCTGCAATAGAGGAGAGGAAGACTGCATAGGCAGACAAGTATGTGGTGAACATTGAGCTACTGGTCAAGAGATTCCATGGGCAGATGGCCATTCCAATTATAGCACAGATAAATCCTCCTCTTCTAATGTTGATGAACTTTGGGAACAATGCTGTCATGTCAGTTCCTGCTGAAATAGAGTTTGCTGAAATGTTTGTTCCCACTTGAGCTAAAGCAAAACCAAGAGCAATAAAGAAAACACCTGCTCTTGAACCGCTTTTCTCGTGATCCAAGAACCGAGTCAAGACGTCCAAAGGATCCCAGTATGTTTCTCCGTATAGCAAATGTGAAGCTGATGACACTAAAATTCCGATAAGGCATGTCACGGAGAAAAATATAGGGATGGAAATGAACTGAGACCACAATGCAGCACTTGGCTTTCTGGCCATCCTAGTAAAGTCAGGCTCGTTCACAATAAGGGTTGCAAAGTTAGAAAGTGCGTTCATCGTAGAATTAATGAATGCCCAAGCATATGCTGAACCATGAATGGTGGCCGGCTGTCTAACCACTGGTCCTGCACCGCCTGCCTTAACCATGGTCCAGATTAAGAATGCAAAACCAGCAATTGGACAAACAATGGCCTTGGCTGTGAATAAATGTCTCACATTGTGTGGATGCAAGTAGATGAAAGGTAGCTGGCATATccagaaaacaaagaaggaaagtAATCCAAACGAATCAATTGCATCGGAGTGAATGGTATCTTTGATACGCGTGTCCAAGTCATTTCCAAATATGGCTTTAAGCATCAACTGCACACAGTTGCCACCAATTGAACTTTGAACTCCAAACCAGACACAAGCCATCACCACTCTGTTAATAACAGGCCAAAGAGATCCCCAGATACCAAAAGAGCTTCGGCAACTCACTGGGAATGATGTATGGTAATATGTTCCGACTCTCGAACTCAAGACAATAAATCCAGCAACAAATCCGTAACCAAGCCACACTGTTAGCCAAGTCATCCAACAATTCATACCTGCCTCTACGCCTGTTGCCGCAATCTGCCAGGTATTAACGTTAAACGAATCGGCAAGCCAGAAACAGACAAAGTTCAAGAATCCCCAGgttcttctcttttcttcaactggCTTAAGATCATAGTTGTACAAGAATAACTGCGAGAACGACAACTCTTTTGTACCTTTAATTTGCAGTTTGTCCAAGACCCGCTTGAACTTAGAACGTGGTCTTTCGTTAGAAGTTACAGAGATCTGCTCCTGCGAAACTGACACTCCAAATGCTTTTGGATTGTTTTCAGAGGTCGATTCACTCATAGTGAAATGGAAATGtaattatttttggaaaaagcttttttgcGAAATGAAGTAAGAGAACAGCATTCTTATatctattttattaatttcAAACTCCTAAAATGTTGCTTACTACAATTGTGCCAACCCCATATATTTATACTTGTTACGAATTAAAATTGGTCTAAGTCCAAATGAAATCAGATCACTTTAACCAGACTGGAAATTGATTATCTACTTGTAAAGAATGTAGCTAACAGTATGCCGCGATTTCCCAAAGAGGAAGCTGGCCCACAAATCAGTTCATTATTAAGATAGCGCGGGGACCgggaataaaaaaaaaattggccGTCTGTCTTATCGCATATACGTAAAAATTTCCTTGATATTGAACAAATTTTTGGCCGACGATCTTCGTATAAATGAGTACACAATGCATACAATACTTAAATGTAACAATACATTAATTTATaattcattattatcattaCTTATCGCTTTATTGTAAACTTGGAAACCCCCAGAAGGTAAGCCCGATCTAAAAGATTAAGGGCCAAAGATAAATCAGCAAATGAAGATTTATTGCATCCTAGCCACCACCTGAAATTATCCATTAGATCTCTAATTTTATCGCGGTCTTCATCCTTAGTGGCAAGGCTGTGTacaagaaggaagaagttgGCAATAACTGCAAATTGAAGACGAGACCAAGAATACCAAAAGTATCGGACTTGATCCACTCTGAGTGTACTCACCAGCAAATATATCTTTCTGAGACAATCTATGGACCATTGAATAAGTATACCACTATACTTTTCAAACGTCACATCATCTGAACTGATCATTTTGTGAATCAGATGCCGTAGAATTAGAATTCGTGCAACTTCAACCGAGATTTGGATAGATCCATTTGCCCGAGGAAGTTGACTGCTTACTTGTGAGCTGATAAATAGATCTTTCGGACACAGAGAACCTAACAAAGATACTTTGTGAAGATACAGCTTTCCAATAATGAGCAGTGTCTCGAAAGAACGTGGAATGCCTTCTTCAGCATAGAGAAAGTTGTCACACATGTCGGCTACCAAGAGCGATACTTTTGCTAAGTAACAAAATGACTTTACTGAGTACTTAAAGTCGACCGATTCACGCTCACCAGTACTATAGCTCTCATAATCATCCTCTGTGAGCTCTGGAATATTCCAACTGCTCATCTTTACATGTAGA encodes:
- a CDS encoding uncharacterized protein (MEROPS:MER0026469) — translated: MLSLIRSSSRVTLLRSIRSFSTSCFRLSGEAVKRKPAQNPVFSKSLKSNPHQLVETIHKTAEMFGAAHRWGPKPEDTGVTRLALSDFDKGVKEWFIKEVKSLGCTVKIDEVGNIFATYPGKNNSAPATGIGSHLDTQPTGGRYDGIFGVLSGLQVLRTMKQNNYVPNYPITLVDWCNEEGARFPMSIMASSVWAGINTKEEVYALKDVFDDKTTVLDELKRIGFQGPERCSHDSNPLKCHFEMHIEQGPVLENTNKKIGVLIGAQAYRWLYVTMKGMAQHTGSTPMEYRRDALFATSKVMVGINSIARKYGGVASVGKMSETPNVVNVIPGTVKFVIDIRNHTDEGLEKMYKEIMQLIENSVKNEEGNGVSVEATVENPFPIPATYFNKDLISIIESSADDIVGPQYVHKMMSGAGHDSCATNTVIPTAMIFVPSKDGVSHNPREYTSPEELEAGFQVLLETVLRYDQVRGD